From the Candidatus Binatia bacterium genome, the window CACGAAGCCACAAAGCAGTGCCACCATCGTCTGCCGCCACATCATTGGGCGGCACGATGGCCAAAAGGCTCGTGCAGGTCAACCGCGTTCTTACGCCTTGCAGCCAGCATTTGCGGTGCGAAGTAGAGGTGCGATCATGGACCCCCAGGCTGGCGCGCCATCGCTTGCGGCTGACTCGATCGAGTTTGCATACCGGCGGCACACCGTGGTGCTCCGGGATATCCGTCTTGCGATTAGGCGTGGCGAGGTGGTGGGCATTTTGGGGCCTAATGGCTCCGGGAAATCCACCTTGCTCCGCTTGCTGAGCGGGTGGCTTCGGCCACAGCGTGGCACGGTGACGTTGTGGGGTCGAAACCTCGCCTCTTACTCCGCCAAGGAAATCGCCAGGCACATTGCCGTCGTGCCGCAGGAAACCCATGTCGATTTTCCCTTCACCGTGATGGAGCTCGTGTTGATGGGTCGGGCTGCGCACTTGCGCGGCTATGGGTTCGAGTCGCCTGCCGACATTGCCCTCGCGCGTGCAGCGATGGATCGTGTGGAGGTGGCGCACTTGGCGAGCCGCATGGTGCAAGAGCTCAGCGGGGGAGAGCGCCAGCGCGTGGTTCTCGCCCGCGCATTAGCGCAAGATACGCCCATCTTGCTTTTGGACGAGCCGGGCGCCTTTCTCGATTTGCATCACGTTGTCGCCATCTACGA encodes:
- a CDS encoding heme ABC transporter ATP-binding protein, which codes for MDPQAGAPSLAADSIEFAYRRHTVVLRDIRLAIRRGEVVGILGPNGSGKSTLLRLLSGWLRPQRGTVTLWGRNLASYSAKEIARHIAVVPQETHVDFPFTVMELVLMGRAAHLRGYGFESPADIALARAAMDRVEVAHLASRMVQELSGGERQRVVLARALAQDTPILLLDEPGAFLDLHHVVAIYDLLRDLAAEGRAVVTVLHDLNLAALYCDRVFLLHRGTVFCAGTPAEVITYKNVAEVYETEVYVDVNDLTGAVNVLPLSRPYREQLRKQFGRRADC